In the Candidatus Ozemobacteraceae bacterium genome, one interval contains:
- a CDS encoding DUF4097 family beta strand repeat-containing protein → MSEARKRILAMLAEGKITVDQSEELLAALERDEKQKTGAQEQPASSPTRPPLAEEISKFADSVQKTMRDAMRKIEPPSRELKTRMKEFGGWMQTMVGSAFNDFAHMRGQPLDGVEIDVDLTEPAAVSSCRRCRIENLFGSVRVLEGSAFALKVRGRISRSALGTTTPTIWFRENAVRIEHDTAVIGISRSAPVKAILEMELTLPKGIHLDIETDTASVKVAGAFTAGQIQTISGDVALRHVEFEDGGVDTVSGDISLESGAVRGKLRTTSGNVILKGVRLANVGIHSISGDVLIIDADVGDATSVTIETTSGDVAVERAQGPWSRIDAGTRTGNMEIRWQGISKQAGGAGTVAESGTAGASFNVLSTSGDITFA, encoded by the coding sequence ATGTCTGAAGCCCGCAAACGAATTCTGGCCATGCTTGCCGAGGGAAAGATCACCGTCGACCAGTCTGAGGAGCTGCTTGCGGCTCTCGAACGGGATGAAAAGCAGAAAACCGGTGCGCAGGAGCAGCCGGCTTCGTCGCCAACCCGCCCCCCGCTGGCGGAGGAGATCTCGAAATTCGCCGACAGCGTGCAGAAAACGATGCGCGACGCGATGCGCAAGATCGAGCCGCCCAGCCGGGAACTGAAGACGCGCATGAAGGAGTTCGGCGGCTGGATGCAGACGATGGTCGGGTCGGCCTTCAACGATTTTGCCCATATGCGCGGCCAGCCGCTCGACGGCGTCGAGATCGACGTCGATCTCACCGAGCCGGCCGCGGTTTCCTCGTGCCGCCGTTGCCGCATCGAGAACCTGTTCGGCTCCGTGCGGGTCCTCGAAGGCAGCGCATTTGCGCTGAAGGTGCGCGGCCGTATCAGCCGCTCGGCGCTGGGAACGACCACCCCCACGATCTGGTTCCGCGAGAACGCGGTCCGGATCGAACATGACACGGCCGTCATCGGCATCAGCCGCTCCGCGCCCGTGAAGGCGATTCTCGAGATGGAGTTGACGCTTCCGAAGGGTATTCACCTTGATATAGAAACCGATACGGCTTCCGTCAAGGTCGCCGGAGCGTTCACCGCCGGGCAGATCCAGACGATCAGCGGCGACGTCGCGCTGCGCCACGTCGAGTTCGAAGACGGCGGCGTCGACACCGTGAGCGGCGACATCTCCCTTGAAAGCGGCGCCGTTCGGGGCAAGCTGCGGACGACCTCGGGCAACGTGATTCTGAAAGGCGTTCGGCTCGCGAACGTGGGCATTCACAGCATTTCCGGCGACGTTCTGATCATCGACGCCGACGTCGGCGACGCGACGTCGGTGACGATCGAGACGACGTCGGGCGACGTGGCGGTCGAGCGGGCGCAGGGGCCCTGGAGCCGCATCGACGCCGGCACCCGCACCGGCAACATGGAGATCCGCTGGCAGGGCATCTCGAAACAGGCCGGCGGCGCCGGAACCGTCGCCGAATCCGGGACGGCCGGCGCCTCGTTCAACGTCCTCAGCACGAGCGGCGACATCACCTTCGCGTAA